Proteins from a genomic interval of Nitrosomonas sp.:
- the fusA gene encoding elongation factor G codes for MSKQIPLDKYRNIGIMAHIDAGKTTTTERILFYTGVSHKLGEVHDGAATMDWMEQEQERGITITSAATTCFWTGMEKGSYPEHRINIIDTPGHVDFTIEVERSLRVLDGACTVFCAVGGVQPQTETVWRQANKYKVPRLAFVNKMDRSGANFMRVYQQINTRLKAQPVPVQLPIGSEDSFAGVVDLVKMKAIYWDDASNGINFEEKEIPVNLLEESKLWREKMVETAAEASEALMNKYLENGDLSMAEIKQGLRARAINNEIIPMLCGTAFKNKGVQAMLDAVIDYLPSPLDVNAIQGTEENGDVGERKPGEKEPFAALAFKIATDPYVGQLIFFRVYSGVVKSGDTVFNPVKGKKERIGRILQMHANQREELKEVRAGDIAAAVGLKEVTTGDTLCSLDNIITLERMDFPEPVIHVAVEPKTKADQEKMGIALNRLAQEDPSFRVRTDEESGQTIISGMGELHLEIIVDRMKREFGVEANVGAPQVAYREAIKKQVEVEGKFIKQSGGRGQYGHVWLRMGPNESGKGFEFVDEIKGGAVPREYIPAVEKGLIDSLTNGVLAGYPVVDVKIALFDGSYHDVDSNENAFKMAASIAFKEGMRKANAVLLEPMMAVEVETPADFMGNVVGDLSSRRGIIQGMDDTPGFKVIKAEVPLAEMFGYSTTLRSATQGRATYSMEFKHYVEAPKNVAEAIVSKK; via the coding sequence GTGTCAAAACAAATCCCGCTAGATAAGTACCGAAACATAGGCATTATGGCGCATATTGATGCCGGAAAGACAACTACTACCGAAAGAATATTGTTCTATACGGGAGTGTCGCATAAACTCGGTGAGGTGCATGATGGCGCAGCGACAATGGATTGGATGGAGCAAGAGCAGGAGCGTGGCATTACCATTACATCTGCTGCCACCACTTGTTTTTGGACGGGGATGGAAAAGGGAAGCTATCCGGAGCATCGAATAAATATTATTGATACTCCGGGTCACGTGGATTTTACAATCGAAGTGGAGCGTTCGCTGCGAGTTTTAGATGGGGCTTGCACTGTTTTCTGTGCGGTTGGGGGGGTGCAGCCACAAACAGAGACCGTCTGGAGGCAGGCCAATAAATATAAAGTACCTAGGCTTGCCTTTGTCAATAAAATGGATCGGTCTGGAGCTAATTTTATGCGTGTGTATCAGCAAATAAATACGCGTCTAAAGGCTCAGCCGGTTCCTGTGCAATTGCCGATAGGTTCGGAAGATAGCTTTGCTGGGGTTGTAGATTTGGTGAAAATGAAGGCTATTTATTGGGATGATGCATCAAACGGAATTAACTTCGAGGAAAAGGAGATTCCTGTAAATTTGCTTGAAGAATCAAAATTATGGCGCGAAAAAATGGTAGAAACCGCAGCCGAAGCAAGCGAAGCGTTGATGAACAAATACCTTGAAAATGGTGATCTGTCCATGGCGGAAATTAAACAGGGGCTGCGTGCAAGAGCGATCAATAACGAAATTATTCCAATGTTATGTGGTACGGCATTCAAAAATAAAGGTGTGCAGGCTATGTTGGATGCTGTGATTGATTACCTTCCATCGCCGTTAGATGTAAATGCAATACAAGGCACAGAAGAGAATGGCGATGTTGGTGAGCGTAAGCCGGGAGAAAAAGAACCTTTTGCGGCGTTAGCTTTTAAAATCGCTACAGATCCATACGTTGGGCAATTGATTTTCTTTAGAGTGTATTCCGGGGTGGTTAAATCGGGTGATACGGTTTTTAATCCGGTAAAAGGAAAAAAAGAAAGAATTGGTCGAATACTGCAGATGCACGCTAATCAGCGTGAAGAATTAAAAGAAGTTCGTGCGGGTGATATTGCTGCTGCGGTTGGATTGAAAGAGGTAACAACAGGGGATACGTTGTGTTCCTTAGATAACATAATTACACTGGAAAGAATGGACTTTCCGGAGCCGGTGATACATGTAGCTGTCGAGCCAAAAACAAAGGCCGATCAGGAAAAAATGGGAATAGCGCTAAATAGATTGGCGCAAGAGGATCCCTCGTTTAGAGTAAGAACAGATGAAGAGTCCGGGCAAACCATCATATCGGGAATGGGTGAGTTGCATTTGGAGATCATTGTCGATCGGATGAAGCGCGAATTTGGAGTGGAGGCGAATGTCGGAGCTCCGCAAGTTGCATATCGAGAAGCGATAAAAAAACAGGTTGAGGTTGAAGGGAAGTTTATTAAACAAAGTGGTGGGCGCGGTCAATATGGGCATGTGTGGTTGCGTATGGGGCCAAATGAGTCCGGTAAGGGATTCGAGTTCGTTGATGAGATCAAAGGTGGGGCAGTTCCGCGCGAATATATTCCGGCAGTTGAAAAGGGACTTATCGATTCGCTTACTAACGGGGTTTTGGCTGGTTATCCGGTTGTAGATGTTAAAATTGCGCTGTTTGATGGCTCGTATCACGATGTCGATTCGAATGAAAATGCATTCAAGATGGCTGCATCGATTGCTTTTAAAGAAGGAATGCGAAAAGCTAATGCAGTACTTTTAGAGCCTATGATGGCGGTAGAGGTTGAGACTCCTGCAGATTTTATGGGTAATGTTGTTGGTGATTTATCCT
- the rpsL gene encoding 30S ribosomal protein S12 gives MPTINQLVRKPRKAKTVKSKVPALESCPQRRGVCTRVYTTTPKKPNSALRKVARVRLTNGFEVSSYIGGEGHNLQEHSVVLIRGGRVKDLPGVRYHTVRGSLDTVGVKDRKKARSKYGSKKPKSS, from the coding sequence ATGCCAACCATTAATCAATTAGTAAGAAAGCCACGTAAGGCAAAGACAGTTAAAAGCAAGGTTCCGGCACTGGAAAGTTGTCCGCAAAGGAGAGGGGTTTGTACCAGGGTATATACAACAACGCCTAAGAAACCAAATTCGGCACTGAGAAAAGTTGCGCGCGTTCGATTAACCAACGGATTTGAGGTCAGTAGTTATATTGGTGGAGAAGGGCATAATTTGCAGGAGCACTCGGTTGTTTTAATTCGTGGTGGTAGGGTAAAAGATTTGCCGGGTGTGCGCTACCATACTGTTCGGGGTAGCTTGGATACGGTTGGTGTTAAAGATCGCAAGAAAGCTCGATCTAAATACGGTTCAAAAAAACCAAAGAGTAGTTAA
- a CDS encoding L,D-transpeptidase, with product MKIFFTLLFNLVIFNFAVADTSIETQIEIDTSKLQLAVMREGNILLLIKDISIGRFGSSRIRIRGSNITPIGTFKISSIRKSQSFYKFFALEYPNRENADLALQENRIDFATWEEITKAIDKNRPVPQNTLLGGHLGIHGIGKGDIDIHRRYNWTNGCIAITNEQIDQLSHWVRPGMRVTIF from the coding sequence GTGAAAATTTTTTTTACTCTTCTTTTCAATCTAGTTATTTTTAATTTTGCGGTGGCCGATACCTCGATTGAGACCCAGATTGAAATTGACACGTCCAAATTGCAGTTAGCAGTTATGCGAGAAGGTAACATATTGTTATTAATAAAAGATATCTCTATAGGCCGATTTGGTTCCAGTCGAATACGTATCCGTGGCAGCAATATCACTCCGATAGGCACTTTCAAGATATCTTCGATCAGAAAGAGCCAAAGTTTTTACAAATTCTTTGCCTTGGAATATCCCAATCGCGAAAATGCCGATCTTGCTTTACAGGAAAACCGGATTGACTTTGCAACATGGGAAGAAATAACCAAGGCTATCGATAAAAATAGACCTGTCCCACAAAATACTTTATTGGGGGGACATCTTGGTATTCATGGCATTGGTAAAGGAGATATTGACATTCATCGCCGCTATAACTGGACTAACGGGTGTATTGCAATTACTAACGAGCAAATTGATCAACTGAGCCACTGGGTGAGACCTGGAATGCGCGTAACTATTTTTTAG
- the rpsG gene encoding 30S ribosomal protein S7, protein MPRRREVPKREILPDPKYHNIELAKFVNVLMTHGKKSVSERIIYGALDQVGKKTGKDPLEVFTQALSNIRPVVEVKSRRVGGANYQVPVEVRSVRRNALAMRWLRDAARKRNEKSMGLRLAGELIEASENRGAAFKKREEIHRMAESNKAFSHFRF, encoded by the coding sequence ATGCCAAGACGTAGAGAAGTGCCTAAAAGAGAAATTCTGCCCGATCCAAAATATCATAATATTGAGTTGGCAAAATTTGTGAATGTGTTGATGACGCATGGTAAAAAATCAGTATCTGAAAGGATCATATATGGTGCTTTAGATCAGGTTGGTAAAAAAACTGGGAAAGATCCTTTAGAGGTGTTTACTCAGGCGTTATCAAACATAAGACCTGTGGTGGAGGTTAAGAGTAGGCGTGTTGGTGGCGCAAATTATCAGGTTCCAGTAGAGGTCCGCTCTGTAAGGCGTAATGCTTTGGCAATGAGGTGGTTGCGAGATGCTGCTAGGAAAAGAAATGAAAAATCAATGGGCTTAAGGTTGGCTGGTGAGTTAATTGAGGCGTCCGAAAATAGAGGGGCGGCATTTAAAAAGCGTGAGGAGATTCACAGAATGGCCGAATCGAATAAGGCATTCTCGCATTTTAGGTTTTAG